One genomic region from Amycolatopsis sp. FBCC-B4732 encodes:
- a CDS encoding MarR family winged helix-turn-helix transcriptional regulator: MGFDDTDDDVRVELMRELKTASQLQHAWIMQAWQSEPGLHPAAAMLLSDLAKNGEARPSELAKRRFVDLSVVSRQIAQLSAAGLVDRRPAPEDGRASLVSVSEKGRAELARWRANYLEFMEKALGGWDDERVTELTERLAGMNEDLRRALGSAACGAGSTR, translated from the coding sequence ATGGGCTTCGACGACACCGACGACGACGTCCGGGTCGAGCTCATGCGTGAGCTGAAGACGGCTTCCCAGCTCCAGCACGCCTGGATCATGCAGGCCTGGCAGAGCGAGCCGGGACTGCACCCGGCGGCCGCGATGCTGCTCTCCGACCTGGCGAAGAACGGCGAGGCCCGGCCGTCCGAGCTGGCGAAACGCCGTTTCGTCGACCTCTCCGTGGTGAGCAGGCAGATCGCCCAGCTCTCCGCCGCCGGGCTGGTCGACCGCCGTCCCGCGCCCGAGGACGGCCGCGCGTCGCTGGTCAGCGTGTCGGAAAAGGGGCGGGCCGAGCTCGCCCGCTGGCGCGCCAACTACCTCGAGTTCATGGAGAAGGCGCTCGGCGGCTGGGACGACGAGCGCGTCACCGAGCTCACCGAACGGCTCGCGGGGATGAACGAGGACCTCCGCCGCGCGCTCGGCAGCGCGGCCTGCGGGGCCGGCTCGACCAGGTGA
- a CDS encoding MFS transporter: MTRSRVALLCALGIDNFGSGLFLPLALVYVTQVVGVPLAVAGTAVTLGTIGGLVVPPLAGRLVDRVGPRTVVIGAQLLQAAGTGAYLIADGPGPVVVAAVLLATGQQLFYSSLFVLIADVAGDVQKDRPFAEVGMVRAGCFGLGGLVAGALLTWAGTSGYRVALALDALTFFAAALVLVFFVRLARPVARPAEQPVRVLRNRPYLALILFSGLFGLSLDFFLIGMPVFVLDRLHGPVWLPGAILALLTVLTSVGGTIALRLTARLTRLAAMRAGSALFAAWCLVSLGVLLVPDGWQVVYLLASTLVFAAGDLVFGPRSGALAEAAAPPVARGRYLAAYQYAFAVAQVIAPVVVALFSVADWLPWVLVGTCAGLAVAGLGTLGSRLPASAVAPGQS; encoded by the coding sequence GTGACGCGTAGCCGGGTCGCACTGCTGTGCGCGTTGGGGATCGACAACTTCGGCTCTGGTCTGTTCCTCCCGTTGGCGCTGGTCTACGTGACCCAGGTGGTCGGGGTGCCGCTCGCCGTGGCGGGCACCGCCGTCACCCTCGGCACCATCGGCGGCCTGGTCGTGCCGCCGCTCGCCGGCCGGCTCGTCGACCGCGTCGGGCCGCGCACCGTGGTGATCGGCGCCCAGCTGCTGCAGGCCGCCGGGACCGGCGCGTACCTCATCGCCGACGGCCCGGGGCCGGTGGTGGTCGCGGCCGTGCTGCTCGCGACCGGTCAGCAGCTGTTCTACAGCTCCCTGTTCGTGCTCATCGCCGACGTCGCGGGCGACGTCCAGAAGGATCGGCCGTTCGCCGAGGTGGGGATGGTGCGGGCCGGCTGCTTCGGCCTCGGCGGGCTCGTCGCGGGCGCGCTGCTGACGTGGGCCGGCACGTCCGGGTACCGGGTCGCGCTCGCCTTGGACGCGCTGACGTTCTTCGCGGCGGCGTTGGTCCTGGTCTTCTTCGTCCGGCTGGCGCGCCCGGTCGCGCGGCCCGCCGAGCAGCCGGTCCGGGTGCTCCGGAACCGGCCCTACCTCGCGTTGATCCTGTTCAGCGGCCTCTTCGGGCTTTCGCTCGACTTCTTCCTGATCGGCATGCCGGTGTTCGTGCTCGACCGGCTGCACGGCCCGGTCTGGCTGCCCGGCGCGATCCTCGCCCTGCTGACCGTGCTGACCAGCGTCGGCGGCACGATCGCGCTGCGGCTCACCGCGCGGCTGACGCGGCTCGCCGCGATGCGCGCGGGTTCGGCGTTGTTCGCCGCGTGGTGCCTGGTCAGCCTCGGCGTCCTGCTGGTCCCCGACGGCTGGCAGGTCGTCTACCTGCTGGCGTCGACGCTCGTGTTCGCCGCCGGCGACCTGGTCTTCGGGCCGCGGTCGGGGGCGCTGGCCGAGGCCGCGGCACCTCCGGTCGCCCGCGGGCGTTATCTCGCTGCGTACCAGTACGCGTTCGCCGTGGCGCAGGTGATCGCACCGGTCGTGGTCGCGTTGTTTTCGGTGGCCGACTGGTTACCCTGGGTGCTGGTCGGGACGTGCGCCGGGCTCGCCGTGGCCGGGCTCGGGACACTGGGATCACGGCTGCCGGCAAGCGCCGTGGCACCAGGTCAGAGTTGA